One window of the Nitrospiria bacterium genome contains the following:
- a CDS encoding SDR family NAD(P)-dependent oxidoreductase — translation MRDRRVILITGASGGLGRAMALRFGISGCRIVIHFHQNKEAATKLAGDLERLGSESIVHQADVRSLAEMESLIETARTRWGGLDLLVANAAVRRDGLLLRTDEEAWDSVLTTNLTGIWNSLKAAGALFIRQQNGHVIAIGSIAGIHGRAGQANYASAKAGLIGLIRSAAAEWGPYNIRLNVVLPGVQSTAMTTDLSKQQREELAGQNLLGHSPPITDVAEFVYCLSRMTGVSGQVFNLDSRIF, via the coding sequence ATGCGGGACCGACGTGTGATTTTGATCACCGGCGCGAGCGGAGGTTTGGGGCGAGCGATGGCGCTGAGGTTTGGAATTTCCGGATGTCGAATCGTCATCCACTTTCATCAAAACAAGGAGGCTGCGACAAAGCTGGCCGGCGATCTGGAACGGCTCGGCTCGGAATCGATTGTGCATCAGGCCGACGTTCGATCCCTGGCCGAGATGGAATCGTTGATCGAAACGGCACGGACCCGATGGGGAGGCTTGGACCTGCTGGTGGCCAATGCGGCCGTCCGAAGAGACGGCCTGCTCCTTCGAACCGACGAAGAAGCGTGGGACTCCGTCCTAACAACCAATCTGACCGGCATCTGGAACAGCTTAAAAGCGGCCGGTGCGCTGTTCATTCGACAACAAAACGGGCACGTCATTGCGATCGGCTCGATCGCCGGCATCCACGGAAGAGCGGGACAGGCCAATTATGCCTCGGCAAAAGCTGGATTGATCGGACTCATCCGGTCCGCCGCCGCCGAATGGGGACCCTACAATATCCGCTTGAACGTCGTTCTTCCGGGTGTCCAATCCACAGCCATGACAACGGATCTATCGAAGCAACAGCGCGAAGAGCTGGCCGGACAGAATCTGTTGGGTCATTCCCCGCCGATCACCGACGTCGCCGAGTTCGTTTATTGTTTATCCAGGATGACCGGCGTATCCGGGCAAGTCTTTAATCTCGACAGCCGCATCTTCTAA
- the bioF gene encoding 8-amino-7-oxononanoate synthase: MEPDPHGHPGRVMIEGRSVILLSSNNYLGLADHPRIKEAAITAIRQYGFGSGASRLISGNAPPHEALEERIAQFKQTESALVFSTGYMANLGVLSCLIPSQGLLIADRLCHASLIDGCRMSGCRFRVFEHGDLDQLERMLAKRPADQPTLIVTDGVFSMDGDIAPLPNLVELAERHGAAVFVDDAHATGVIGKEGRGTLEHFGLKPGRVFQMGTLGKALGGFGAYVAGSRVLIDYLINKAKTFIYTTALPPASAAAALAAFDLLREEPERRERLWQNRAYYADGLKSLGFDLLNSETPIIPIMIGDDRSAMTVSQRLLEAGVFAPAIRPPTVPKGTSRIRTTIMASHTREDLDRVLDSLGRIARSLRIL, from the coding sequence GTGGAGCCGGATCCGCACGGTCATCCCGGGCGCGTGATGATCGAGGGCCGATCCGTCATCCTTCTTTCCTCGAACAACTATTTGGGTCTGGCCGACCACCCTCGTATCAAAGAGGCCGCAATCACCGCCATCCGACAGTATGGATTCGGAAGCGGGGCCTCCCGATTGATTTCTGGAAATGCCCCCCCCCATGAGGCCCTGGAAGAGCGGATCGCGCAGTTTAAACAAACGGAATCCGCACTGGTCTTCAGCACGGGCTATATGGCTAATCTGGGGGTCTTATCCTGCCTGATCCCTTCGCAAGGTCTTCTGATCGCGGACCGGTTATGCCATGCGAGCCTGATCGACGGCTGCCGCATGAGCGGTTGTCGCTTCCGCGTTTTCGAACACGGCGATCTGGATCAACTCGAGCGGATGTTGGCTAAAAGACCGGCGGATCAACCGACCCTTATTGTGACAGACGGCGTCTTCAGCATGGACGGCGATATCGCTCCGTTACCCAACCTCGTCGAACTGGCCGAACGCCACGGCGCCGCCGTGTTTGTCGACGACGCGCATGCCACGGGGGTGATCGGGAAAGAAGGCCGGGGAACTTTGGAGCATTTCGGTCTCAAACCCGGCAGGGTTTTCCAGATGGGAACGCTCGGCAAAGCCCTCGGCGGTTTCGGGGCTTATGTGGCCGGGAGCCGCGTCTTGATCGATTATCTCATCAATAAAGCCAAAACGTTCATCTACACAACCGCCCTCCCTCCCGCCTCAGCCGCGGCGGCGCTGGCCGCATTCGACCTGCTGAGGGAGGAACCCGAACGTCGAGAACGCCTCTGGCAAAATCGCGCCTACTATGCGGACGGATTGAAGTCCCTTGGTTTTGATCTTCTGAACAGCGAGACACCGATTATTCCGATCATGATCGGCGACGACCGATCGGCCATGACCGTGTCGCAGCGCCTTCTGGAGGCCGGGGTTTTCGCCCCGGCGATCCGCCCCCCCACCGTTCCCAAGGGAACCAGCCGTATCCGCACCACGATCATGGCTTCGCATACCCGTGAAGACCTCGACCGCGTGCTGGACTCGCTCGGCCGGATCGCCCGTTCACTGAGGATTCTTTAA
- a CDS encoding ABC transporter permease, translating to MIFKIAGRALARNTMRSVLTMLGIIIGVAAVIAMVAVGQGAKAQIESQIASIGSNLLMVFPGSTTQGGVHAGSGSVTTLTEDDALAIQKELSSVRLAAPSLRTVAQVVSANQNWSTGVTGSTPDYFAVRDWSFDSGGSFTQSDYDGATKAAVIGKTVATNLFGSQDPIGQIIRIQNVPFRVVGLLSPKGQSAMGQDQDDTVIIPLSTLQKRIMGVTYVQAIMISANSPEETVAAEEEIQRLLHQRHHIPPKQDDDFTVRNMTDIAAAAEASSQIMTLLLGSIASVSLIVGGIGIMNIMLVSVTERTREIGIRMAVGARSRDILLQFLVEAVVLSLAGGILGVILGVASSRIISTFVHWPTIISLRSIMLASVFSIAIGVFFGLYPARRAASLDPIEALRYE from the coding sequence ATGATTTTCAAGATTGCGGGCAGGGCCCTGGCCCGCAATACCATGAGATCCGTCCTGACCATGCTGGGAATCATCATCGGGGTGGCGGCCGTGATCGCCATGGTGGCGGTCGGGCAGGGCGCCAAAGCGCAAATCGAGAGCCAGATCGCCAGCATCGGCTCCAACCTGCTGATGGTTTTCCCGGGCAGCACGACCCAGGGAGGGGTTCACGCCGGTTCCGGATCGGTGACCACCCTGACGGAGGACGACGCGCTTGCAATCCAGAAGGAATTGTCCTCGGTCCGTCTCGCGGCTCCGTCGCTTCGAACGGTGGCCCAGGTGGTGAGCGCGAACCAGAACTGGTCCACGGGTGTTACGGGAAGCACGCCGGACTATTTTGCGGTGCGGGATTGGTCCTTCGATTCGGGAGGCTCCTTTACCCAATCGGATTACGACGGCGCGACGAAGGCGGCGGTGATCGGCAAGACGGTGGCGACCAACCTGTTCGGTTCGCAGGATCCGATCGGCCAGATCATCCGAATCCAAAACGTCCCGTTCAGGGTCGTCGGGCTTCTTTCACCCAAAGGCCAGTCCGCGATGGGACAGGACCAGGACGATACCGTGATCATCCCTCTTTCGACTCTCCAAAAACGCATCATGGGTGTGACCTACGTGCAGGCCATTATGATTTCGGCCAATTCTCCGGAGGAAACCGTTGCGGCGGAGGAGGAAATTCAACGGCTTCTCCATCAACGGCACCATATCCCGCCCAAACAGGATGACGACTTCACCGTCCGGAATATGACCGATATCGCGGCGGCCGCCGAGGCCTCTTCTCAAATTATGACGCTGCTTCTGGGAAGCATCGCATCGGTCTCCCTGATTGTCGGAGGGATCGGGATCATGAACATCATGCTGGTTTCGGTCACCGAGCGGACGCGGGAGATCGGCATCCGGATGGCGGTCGGGGCGAGAAGCCGGGATATCCTTCTGCAGTTCCTCGTCGAGGCGGTGGTTCTGTCGCTGGCCGGCGGGATCCTCGGCGTGATTCTGGGTGTGGCCAGTTCCCGGATCATCTCGACATTCGTTCACTGGCCGACCATCATTTCGCTGAGATCCATCATGCTGGCCTCTGTCTTCTCGATCGCGATCGGTGTATTTTTCGGCCTGTATCCCGCCCGCCGAGCCGCCTCGCTGGACCCCATCGAGGCGCTTCGGTACGAATAA
- the bioD gene encoding dethiobiotin synthase: protein MPYGTPQGIFITGTDTGVGKTIVAAVLAARFKKSGFNVGVMKPVQTGCLSRRGERIAPDALFLLQAAGVDDPMDWVCPYRFKTPAAPLVAADRERRTIELDQIAEAYAHLISRHRIVVVEGIGGLLTPITPTVSALDLALLLKLPLIVVASTRIGTLNHTLLTVRWAQQAGATVLGIIFNQPQASARSIAEKTNPQVIARLCAVPVLGTLPFMAGVSVEKGRLGRVRALGDHLNKGLHHLGIKLNP, encoded by the coding sequence ATGCCCTATGGGACCCCACAGGGAATATTTATAACCGGAACGGACACCGGCGTCGGCAAGACGATCGTGGCGGCCGTCTTGGCCGCGCGCTTCAAAAAAAGCGGATTCAATGTGGGAGTGATGAAACCCGTTCAGACGGGTTGCCTGTCTCGACGGGGAGAACGGATCGCTCCCGACGCCCTCTTTTTATTGCAAGCGGCCGGCGTCGATGACCCGATGGATTGGGTTTGTCCTTATCGATTTAAGACTCCGGCGGCGCCGTTGGTGGCGGCCGACCGTGAAAGAAGAACGATCGAATTGGACCAAATCGCGGAAGCGTATGCCCATCTTATATCCCGGCACCGGATCGTCGTGGTCGAAGGAATCGGCGGCTTGCTTACGCCCATCACGCCGACGGTCTCGGCCCTCGATCTGGCGCTTCTTTTAAAGTTGCCGCTGATCGTGGTCGCATCAACCCGGATTGGAACCCTGAATCATACCTTGCTGACCGTTCGGTGGGCTCAGCAGGCCGGGGCCACGGTCCTGGGTATAATCTTCAACCAACCCCAAGCGTCGGCTCGAAGCATCGCCGAAAAAACGAACCCGCAGGTCATTGCCAGGCTGTGTGCCGTTCCGGTTCTGGGAACGCTTCCATTCATGGCCGGAGTGAGCGTGGAGAAGGGACGTTTAGGCCGTGTGAGGGCTCTCGGTGACCACCTGAATAAAGGCCTCCACCACCTGGGGATCAAACTGAACCCCTGA
- a CDS encoding tetratricopeptide repeat protein → MREAVQSHLDESESPLRSGYQHIPRLFLCQHKAFDFSAHLGYNYSAFKLSRGSMAYKIRVASRKQQLKKPDEFIGTVDWLGEQIRKHAGLVWAIFVVAVVIAAGIGVFWYYQHQQEMHALALEFQGSEYYRQQPPAGEKTTTASKEENYKKAIEQYQKTIQDYPGTPSAFIAQLYIGNTYMELNDFDSAVSAYRSFLEKEPKNDIWAGLAYQRLGYAFLAKNDFEEAQKAFESVGHLTGALNKDQADYELGRINETLGKKEEAIKRYQEITRQFSDSLFLAEAQRRLTALGVTEVKPEPTKNPVIMSPSNKPITVVPTPQQKPAQKGPSTPTEKK, encoded by the coding sequence TTGCGTGAAGCCGTTCAATCGCATCTTGATGAAAGTGAAAGTCCATTGCGGTCAGGGTATCAGCATATACCGCGACTCTTTTTGTGTCAACACAAGGCCTTTGACTTTTCCGCTCATTTAGGCTATAACTACTCCGCTTTTAAATTAAGCAGAGGGAGTATGGCCTACAAGATTCGGGTTGCGAGCAGAAAACAGCAATTAAAAAAACCGGATGAGTTTATCGGCACGGTGGATTGGCTGGGCGAGCAAATTCGAAAGCATGCCGGACTTGTCTGGGCGATATTCGTCGTTGCGGTGGTCATTGCTGCGGGTATCGGAGTTTTTTGGTATTACCAACACCAGCAGGAGATGCACGCCTTGGCCCTGGAGTTTCAAGGCTCGGAATATTACCGACAGCAACCTCCTGCGGGTGAAAAGACGACGACCGCATCGAAAGAGGAAAATTACAAAAAAGCCATAGAGCAGTATCAGAAAACGATTCAAGACTATCCGGGAACCCCGTCCGCTTTTATCGCACAGCTTTACATTGGCAATACGTATATGGAGCTTAACGATTTTGACTCGGCCGTGTCGGCCTATCGGTCGTTTCTTGAAAAAGAACCGAAAAACGATATTTGGGCGGGATTAGCTTATCAACGATTGGGGTACGCCTTTCTGGCTAAAAATGATTTCGAGGAAGCCCAGAAGGCGTTTGAGTCGGTCGGTCATCTTACGGGGGCTCTGAACAAGGACCAAGCCGACTACGAATTGGGCCGTATAAATGAAACCCTCGGCAAAAAGGAGGAGGCGATCAAACGGTATCAGGAAATTACCCGGCAGTTCTCGGATTCATTATTTCTGGCGGAGGCCCAGAGGCGCCTGACCGCTCTGGGTGTTACCGAAGTCAAGCCGGAACCAACCAAGAATCCGGTGATCATGTCGCCCTCGAACAAACCAATAACCGTTGTTCCAACGCCTCAGCAGAAACCGGCTCAGAAGGGGCCGTCGACACCGACGGAAAAGAAATAG
- a CDS encoding transglycosylase SLT domain-containing protein: MDGSSSETTTESDVEEATYDVPIVRNESVEDYIEYFQTEIRDKFKLWLERSGRYIPVMRQIFKEQGLPEDLVFVALIESGFNPYAYSRSRAVGPWQFIKGTGRLYGLRIDNWVDERRDPIKSTHAAARYFKDLYDRFGSWPLAMAGYNAGEKKIQRALVRAKADDFWDLRSTRYIRRETKGYVPKFMAATIIAKNPEKYGFTLDYHEPLKFDTVSVPGSADLRVMAQAAGISYEDLKELNPELRTELTPPYLDQYPLRLPVGLQQTFADAYAQIPDERKIIGTHYNIRRNDTLSIIAKRFGTSVALLREINHLAPGQLLHQGDLLFIPKLRVVPREPESRPMTAMNHRRSKIRSAPKRPPIEMASLEKQDRSPSGDDTGKILYRVKDGDTLWDISKSFNVRIQDLKRFNGLGRHSKIRPGDQLVLGFQSKDL; the protein is encoded by the coding sequence TTGGATGGATCTTCAAGTGAAACGACGACCGAATCCGATGTCGAGGAAGCCACCTACGACGTGCCGATTGTGCGAAACGAAAGCGTAGAGGATTATATCGAATATTTCCAAACCGAAATCCGGGATAAGTTTAAATTGTGGCTGGAGCGTTCAGGACGGTACATCCCGGTCATGCGTCAAATTTTCAAGGAACAGGGTCTCCCGGAAGACCTGGTGTTTGTCGCCCTGATTGAAAGCGGTTTCAATCCCTATGCCTACTCCCGCTCACGGGCGGTCGGACCCTGGCAGTTCATTAAAGGAACCGGTCGACTGTACGGCCTCCGGATCGACAACTGGGTCGACGAGCGACGCGACCCGATCAAATCAACCCACGCGGCGGCCCGATATTTCAAAGATCTCTACGATCGGTTTGGATCCTGGCCTCTGGCTATGGCCGGTTACAACGCCGGGGAGAAAAAAATTCAACGGGCCTTAGTCAGAGCGAAGGCCGACGACTTCTGGGATTTGCGATCGACCCGATATATCCGTCGGGAAACGAAGGGGTATGTTCCGAAATTCATGGCCGCAACGATCATCGCAAAAAACCCTGAAAAGTACGGATTCACCTTGGACTATCATGAACCCCTCAAATTTGATACCGTTTCGGTACCCGGCTCGGCCGATCTTCGCGTCATGGCTCAAGCCGCGGGGATCAGTTATGAAGATCTCAAGGAGTTGAATCCCGAGTTGCGGACAGAACTGACGCCTCCGTACTTGGATCAATATCCCCTGAGGCTTCCGGTAGGCCTACAACAGACCTTTGCGGACGCTTACGCTCAAATCCCGGATGAACGCAAGATCATCGGAACGCACTACAACATCCGCAGGAACGACACACTGAGCATCATCGCCAAGCGATTCGGGACATCGGTTGCACTTCTCCGAGAAATTAATCATCTTGCTCCGGGACAATTGCTGCACCAGGGAGACCTTTTGTTCATCCCGAAACTCCGGGTTGTTCCCCGCGAGCCTGAATCCCGTCCGATGACCGCGATGAATCATCGTCGCTCCAAGATAAGGTCGGCTCCGAAGAGGCCTCCCATCGAGATGGCCTCCCTGGAGAAACAGGATCGGTCGCCTTCCGGCGACGACACAGGGAAAATTTTGTACCGCGTCAAGGATGGGGACACGCTTTGGGATATCTCGAAGAGTTTTAATGTCAGGATTCAGGATCTAAAGCGTTTCAACGGGTTGGGCAGACATAGTAAGATTCGACCCGGGGATCAGTTGGTTCTCGGATTCCAGTCCAAAGACCTATAA
- a CDS encoding DUF3553 domain-containing protein — translation MRRLFLKLGDQVIHLRYPQWGIGVVTEQRSSTMAGGFCFVRITFRDGVERSFINDLDDFNCCYYAGVRLQEDSRPIHR, via the coding sequence ATGCGGAGGCTCTTCCTGAAATTAGGCGACCAGGTCATTCATCTCAGGTATCCCCAGTGGGGGATCGGCGTGGTGACCGAACAGCGCTCGTCCACCATGGCGGGTGGATTTTGTTTTGTCCGGATTACTTTTCGGGACGGCGTGGAGCGGTCCTTTATCAACGATCTGGACGATTTTAATTGCTGTTATTATGCCGGAGTCCGCCTTCAGGAAGATTCCCGGCCCATCCATCGGTAA
- a CDS encoding HD domain-containing phosphohydrolase: protein MSQCILIVDDEEHIRRLCSEILKHESYQTFTAASAKAAVELARLQPFDLLLTDISMPGMDGLKLLRTIKEIQKEIVSVVMTGYGTIDNAVEAMKLGAQGFVIKPFSEEELVQSVRDALEKYRLLRENMRLKLLVPLFEVGKTLLSDLHLKSLLETFVRVVSKETRSDAAAVMLVDDRTYAVKPESCFILPDGISNETFQRIRETFGPWAMEKKIPLLLEDGTSLTDDMKSLLHRSGLAAVVIVPFVSKDRLTGILILCKRPGNASYNPSDLELASILCGQAAIAIENAKLFEVIEAKNRELEDFYFETVNALAQAIEVKDVYTGGHGDRLVDLAISIAERLNVSSEERIWLKYAAALHDIGKIGVKETILTKPGKLTPEEYEEMKTHPAKGAEILREVKFLAPVVPIVYHHQERYDGKGYPTGLSGHQIPIGSRIVAVLDAFDAMTTNRPYRKGLPTEVAINELRRHSGVQFDPQVVEAFIQVVTESPHTA from the coding sequence ATGAGCCAATGCATTCTGATCGTCGATGACGAGGAACACATCCGCCGCTTGTGTTCTGAAATCCTCAAGCACGAGTCCTATCAGACCTTTACCGCGGCCAGCGCCAAAGCGGCCGTTGAGCTGGCCCGACTGCAGCCCTTTGACCTGCTGCTGACCGACATTAGTATGCCGGGGATGGATGGACTCAAGCTCCTCCGGACCATTAAGGAGATTCAAAAAGAGATTGTTTCGGTGGTCATGACGGGCTACGGCACGATCGACAACGCCGTTGAAGCGATGAAGCTCGGTGCCCAGGGGTTTGTGATCAAACCCTTTTCCGAGGAGGAATTGGTCCAGTCGGTGCGGGACGCCCTTGAAAAGTACCGGCTCCTTCGTGAGAACATGCGTCTGAAATTACTGGTCCCGCTCTTTGAGGTGGGCAAAACGCTGCTCTCCGATCTGCATTTGAAGTCGCTGTTGGAAACGTTCGTCCGCGTTGTCTCGAAAGAAACCCGGTCCGACGCCGCGGCCGTGATGTTGGTGGATGATCGGACCTATGCCGTCAAACCGGAATCCTGTTTTATTCTGCCGGACGGAATTTCGAATGAAACCTTTCAACGAATCCGGGAAACATTCGGCCCGTGGGCGATGGAAAAGAAGATTCCCCTGCTTCTGGAGGACGGGACTTCCCTGACGGACGACATGAAAAGTCTTCTCCACCGGTCCGGGCTGGCGGCGGTCGTGATCGTGCCCTTTGTTTCGAAGGACCGGCTCACCGGCATCCTGATCCTTTGCAAGAGACCCGGCAATGCTTCGTACAACCCAAGCGACCTGGAGCTGGCGTCCATCTTGTGCGGTCAAGCCGCCATCGCCATTGAGAATGCCAAGCTGTTCGAGGTGATCGAGGCGAAGAACCGTGAATTGGAGGACTTTTATTTCGAGACGGTCAACGCGCTAGCCCAGGCGATCGAGGTGAAAGATGTCTATACCGGCGGCCATGGGGATCGATTGGTCGATCTGGCGATCTCCATCGCGGAACGCCTGAACGTCTCGTCCGAGGAGCGGATCTGGCTGAAGTACGCGGCCGCGTTGCATGACATCGGGAAAATCGGGGTGAAGGAAACAATCCTGACCAAGCCCGGCAAGCTTACTCCGGAAGAGTATGAGGAGATGAAAACGCATCCCGCCAAAGGGGCGGAGATCCTCCGCGAGGTGAAGTTTCTGGCGCCGGTGGTTCCGATCGTCTATCATCATCAGGAGCGATATGATGGAAAAGGATATCCGACGGGGTTGTCGGGCCATCAGATTCCGATCGGGTCGAGAATCGTGGCCGTTCTGGACGCCTTTGATGCCATGACGACCAACCGCCCCTACCGCAAGGGTCTCCCGACCGAGGTGGCGATCAATGAACTGCGTCGTCATTCAGGGGTTCAGTTTGATCCCCAGGTGGTGGAGGCCTTTATTCAGGTGGTCACCGAGAGCCCTCACACGGCCTAA